The proteins below are encoded in one region of Bdellovibrio bacteriovorus:
- a CDS encoding GNAT family N-acetyltransferase, whose amino-acid sequence MTPHHLPETIAASRVTLKKHRIELATEMFRRVDEDRERLGKFLPWVAWTKGIHDEREYIEMTHKQWADFKMFDYGVFLNDGDIYLGNVGVHTIAWEHNRCELGYWIVGGYEGQGYISEAVRALENVLFDEGFFRIEIRCSGANARSASVALRCGYMLEGRLRKHCIENGQRRDTLIYAKLKNGN is encoded by the coding sequence GTGACTCCTCATCATCTCCCCGAAACGATCGCGGCCTCGCGTGTGACTCTGAAAAAGCACCGTATTGAGCTTGCGACCGAAATGTTTCGTCGTGTGGATGAAGATCGTGAGCGCTTAGGAAAATTTCTTCCCTGGGTGGCTTGGACAAAAGGTATTCACGACGAGCGCGAATACATCGAGATGACTCACAAGCAGTGGGCCGACTTTAAGATGTTCGATTACGGCGTCTTTCTTAATGACGGCGATATCTATCTTGGAAATGTCGGTGTGCACACCATTGCCTGGGAGCACAACCGCTGCGAACTGGGTTATTGGATCGTGGGTGGGTACGAAGGCCAAGGCTATATTAGTGAAGCCGTAAGAGCCTTGGAAAACGTCCTTTTTGACGAAGGTTTTTTTCGCATTGAAATTCGTTGCTCGGGTGCGAATGCGCGCTCTGCGTCCGTGGCCCTTCGTTGTGGATATATGTTGGAGGGGCGGTTGCGCAAACACTGTATCGAAAACGGGCAAAGACGCGACACTCTTATTTACGCGAAACTAAAAAATGGAAATTAA
- a CDS encoding DUF5522 domain-containing protein, translated as MEIKKTDELHRKACEEGKDSYIDPETGYLVFTELFHKRRGQCCNSGCRHCPYKKKEKTPN; from the coding sequence ATGGAAATTAAGAAAACCGACGAACTTCATCGCAAAGCCTGCGAGGAAGGGAAAGACAGCTATATAGATCCTGAAACTGGCTATCTGGTTTTCACCGAACTTTTTCACAAACGTCGCGGTCAGTGTTGCAACTCAGGCTGCCGTCACTGCCCCTATAAGAAAAAAGAAAAAACGCCAAATTAG
- a CDS encoding microtubule-binding protein, which translates to MSFNYNKNKDHNSQDSFWTSYSDLFLGLSTIFLLLYVTASLRTGTEGLRNQIENQKLSMKVEELEHQLKMYESVKNDYLANQATKDEAQEYQELMDKLTLLQEDAKSEKDRLVQEALENEKKVKALNKYQQMVRNVLNANKMAKSKIINRDDLIKEQDVEIETQETEIADLNQDIQEKKQLIAQGELKIRQTQAVLQKRVNDLRAAYKLNKITKNLFEQKMAQARAESQQKVQQLSQVNAQYQSQLQEATTQLGQAQGELAKTQGLLAKKEGEVVGLSGQLAETKAQAQARMAAMQAGFANEKAGLAAGFANEKARLQAGVAAAEARAQAERLAGAQRAAALQGQLSDTQGQLAKAKAEIEARKMVAGEIQRGFAKAGVKADIDMQTGDVVLDFGQAYFDSDSDRLKAEMKGVLEKAMPIYSKSLFGNPRVSDKISAVEVIGFASPTYQGRFIDPQSSKPEDKAAIKYNMDLSYRRANSIFSYMLDQQNVSFDHQKELLGLMKVSGRSFLEVMKVQNRNVASAAEFCKQNDCKKAQRVIIRFSMDQKK; encoded by the coding sequence ATGTCTTTTAATTATAACAAGAATAAAGACCATAATTCGCAAGACAGTTTCTGGACGTCGTATTCGGATTTGTTCTTGGGTTTAAGCACGATCTTTCTGTTGCTTTACGTGACGGCAAGTTTGCGCACAGGGACCGAAGGATTGCGAAATCAAATTGAAAATCAAAAGCTTTCCATGAAAGTGGAAGAGCTGGAGCATCAATTGAAGATGTATGAATCAGTCAAGAATGACTATCTGGCAAACCAGGCCACGAAGGACGAAGCGCAAGAGTACCAGGAGCTTATGGATAAGCTCACTCTCTTGCAAGAAGATGCTAAGTCGGAGAAAGACCGCTTAGTGCAAGAAGCTTTGGAAAATGAAAAGAAAGTCAAAGCTCTTAATAAGTACCAGCAAATGGTGCGCAACGTTCTTAACGCCAATAAAATGGCAAAATCTAAGATCATCAACCGTGATGACCTTATTAAAGAACAAGACGTGGAAATCGAAACTCAAGAAACAGAAATCGCTGACCTTAATCAGGATATTCAAGAAAAGAAGCAGCTTATTGCTCAGGGCGAACTTAAAATCCGCCAGACTCAAGCTGTGTTGCAAAAGCGTGTGAACGACCTTCGTGCCGCTTATAAACTGAACAAGATCACGAAGAACTTATTCGAGCAAAAAATGGCGCAGGCTCGTGCGGAAAGCCAACAAAAAGTTCAGCAACTTTCGCAAGTCAATGCTCAATATCAATCTCAGCTTCAAGAAGCGACAACTCAGTTAGGACAAGCTCAAGGAGAGCTTGCAAAAACTCAAGGATTGTTGGCGAAGAAAGAAGGCGAAGTCGTGGGCTTGAGCGGTCAGTTGGCTGAAACAAAAGCCCAAGCGCAAGCGCGTATGGCAGCGATGCAGGCAGGCTTTGCGAATGAAAAAGCTGGTCTCGCGGCAGGATTTGCCAACGAAAAGGCGCGTTTGCAAGCTGGGGTGGCTGCGGCGGAAGCTCGTGCGCAGGCCGAGCGTTTGGCCGGAGCGCAAAGAGCAGCCGCACTTCAAGGTCAGTTATCTGATACGCAAGGGCAATTGGCAAAGGCCAAAGCCGAAATCGAAGCGCGAAAAATGGTGGCCGGAGAAATTCAAAGAGGTTTTGCTAAAGCCGGTGTGAAAGCTGATATCGACATGCAAACCGGCGATGTGGTTTTAGATTTCGGTCAAGCGTACTTTGATAGCGACTCCGACCGCTTGAAAGCCGAGATGAAAGGTGTCCTTGAAAAAGCGATGCCGATTTATTCGAAATCTCTTTTTGGCAATCCAAGAGTTTCTGACAAAATTTCAGCCGTCGAAGTGATCGGTTTTGCGTCGCCTACTTATCAAGGACGTTTTATCGATCCGCAAAGTAGCAAGCCTGAAGACAAAGCGGCGATCAAGTACAACATGGACTTGAGTTATCGTCGTGCGAATTCCATTTTTAGTTACATGTTGGATCAACAGAATGTGTCCTTTGATCACCAAAAAGAACTTCTGGGCCTGATGAAAGTCTCTGGTCGAAGTTTCTTGGAAGTGATGAAGGTGCAAAATAGAAATGTCGCTTCAGCAGCCGAATTCTGTAAGCAGAATGACTGCAAAAAAGCGCAGCGCGTGATTATTCGTTTTAGCATGGATCAAAAGAAATAG
- a CDS encoding FHA domain-containing protein gives MNKFTVTIQRKDQVLSREVNKDSFTIGRSVDCDIALNDNHISRVHLVVNRRWNQIWIEDKNSSNGTFINGTKIVQGTPVNVVVTDKVQLGRSEYVLTFDLKTDEVEEPLPQEEPVPEEEPVLPDTVAMPPPNTPHFQAEKILHEAKRKAAQIILEGETQAEKRVQAIYQKAREAQSQAEYFYQTRMAEAHKEADAILSDFQSQGRQLLTEARKMAQELREEVDMYVQSLKDKAKVDSEDIVSEATLAAEKMKSEALESGRLAAQTEADSMLRGAREEAQRILEFSQLQTAEAQEKLRLDKEALEVLAKNLQETEEKLRSAQSTLTETDQRNAELIEKNQLEEERAEALLKSEALRLKELHDSEELRLKNLLESETARLTNLRETEDARLKEIVSKEDQRIKELLLKEETRVKELLTLEDSKLKELRLAQEMFTQQNTKLEESIKNLQQKQAHLSMDVRDIEAKKAHLFKEYDAQKIFLNEKLEKEKSQMVKTEEERLEEMRLEMSKRLQRMEQDLLTDVIQKKSSLIKEIHAAVEKEIVMLMEPSQWRNISQSVENHIKEAIEGKVASLAQSTTASSSKPVDLMKKRKSEKVRWASVGLAMGALVYFVSQVVVEKVSSDQAPMQSLVAQEAKKRQEDLEKRKFNPPQAEEVKDSYTDAVIYTRNFPEIYTDEQFQQKFYKSAAQYLLKTWRVDEDKSIQVISTANALVKELNDKRAKIHPDFIKEGIEKMRQLEKDSLVRMKDILGSEVRVESFRRFERNFYKEEVQRRRMAQH, from the coding sequence TTGAATAAGTTTACTGTCACAATCCAAAGGAAGGATCAGGTGCTCAGCCGAGAGGTGAACAAAGACTCGTTCACCATCGGCCGTTCTGTCGATTGTGATATCGCTTTAAACGATAATCACATCAGCCGTGTGCATCTTGTCGTCAATCGTCGTTGGAACCAGATTTGGATCGAAGATAAAAATTCGTCCAATGGGACGTTTATTAACGGAACGAAGATTGTGCAAGGCACACCTGTCAATGTCGTTGTGACTGATAAGGTCCAACTGGGCCGCTCGGAGTACGTTCTGACTTTTGATCTTAAGACGGATGAAGTGGAAGAGCCACTGCCTCAGGAAGAGCCTGTTCCCGAAGAGGAACCGGTTCTTCCGGATACAGTGGCAATGCCGCCACCAAATACTCCGCATTTCCAAGCGGAAAAAATCCTGCATGAAGCAAAACGCAAAGCCGCGCAGATTATTTTAGAAGGCGAAACCCAAGCCGAAAAAAGGGTTCAAGCCATTTATCAAAAGGCGCGTGAAGCCCAATCTCAGGCAGAATACTTTTATCAAACGCGCATGGCGGAGGCTCATAAAGAAGCGGATGCCATTCTTTCTGATTTCCAATCTCAAGGACGTCAACTGCTGACCGAAGCTCGCAAAATGGCTCAAGAGCTGCGAGAAGAAGTTGATATGTACGTGCAGTCTTTAAAAGACAAAGCGAAGGTCGATTCTGAAGACATAGTCTCGGAAGCGACGCTCGCGGCAGAGAAAATGAAAAGCGAAGCTTTAGAAAGTGGTCGCTTAGCAGCGCAGACCGAAGCGGACAGCATGCTGCGTGGGGCCCGTGAAGAGGCGCAACGCATATTGGAATTTTCTCAACTGCAAACGGCAGAAGCGCAGGAAAAATTGCGTTTAGATAAAGAAGCCTTGGAAGTTCTTGCTAAAAACCTGCAAGAAACGGAAGAAAAGCTCCGGTCAGCGCAGTCTACGTTGACAGAAACGGATCAGCGCAACGCCGAGCTGATAGAAAAGAATCAACTGGAAGAAGAACGCGCTGAAGCTCTTTTGAAGAGCGAAGCTTTGCGTTTAAAAGAACTGCACGACAGTGAAGAACTGCGTCTTAAGAATTTGCTTGAAAGTGAAACAGCGCGATTAACGAACTTGCGCGAAACCGAAGACGCGCGGCTAAAAGAAATCGTCAGTAAAGAAGATCAGCGCATTAAAGAGCTTCTATTAAAAGAAGAAACTCGCGTGAAAGAGCTTCTGACTTTGGAGGACTCAAAGCTCAAAGAGCTTCGTTTAGCGCAAGAGATGTTCACCCAACAAAACACGAAGCTTGAAGAATCCATCAAAAACCTTCAACAAAAGCAGGCTCATCTCAGCATGGATGTCCGTGACATCGAAGCTAAAAAAGCCCACTTGTTTAAGGAATACGACGCGCAGAAGATCTTCCTGAATGAAAAACTAGAAAAAGAAAAATCGCAGATGGTAAAAACGGAAGAAGAGCGTCTTGAAGAAATGCGCCTAGAGATGTCGAAACGCCTTCAAAGAATGGAACAAGATCTTCTGACCGACGTGATTCAGAAAAAATCTTCTTTAATTAAAGAAATCCACGCGGCCGTTGAAAAAGAGATTGTAATGCTTATGGAGCCATCACAATGGCGTAATATCTCTCAATCCGTCGAAAACCACATCAAAGAAGCCATCGAAGGCAAAGTGGCCTCGCTGGCCCAATCAACGACCGCATCTTCATCTAAACCGGTTGATTTGATGAAGAAACGTAAGTCAGAGAAAGTTCGCTGGGCGTCCGTGGGGCTTGCCATGGGGGCGTTGGTGTACTTCGTAAGCCAGGTTGTGGTCGAAAAAGTTTCTTCAGATCAAGCACCGATGCAAAGTCTTGTGGCTCAAGAAGCGAAAAAACGACAAGAGGATTTGGAAAAACGTAAGTTCAATCCTCCGCAAGCGGAAGAAGTGAAGGATTCATACACAGACGCGGTTATTTATACGAGAAATTTTCCGGAAATTTACACCGACGAACAATTTCAGCAGAAGTTTTATAAGTCGGCTGCTCAATATTTGTTAAAGACCTGGCGTGTAGATGAAGATAAATCCATCCAGGTGATTTCGACTGCGAATGCCCTGGTGAAAGAGCTAAATGATAAGCGCGCAAAAATTCATCCGGACTTTATTAAAGAAGGTATCGAAAAAATGCGTCAGCTAGAAAAAGACAGCTTGGTGCGCATGAAGGATATTCTTGGTTCAGAAGTGCGTGTGGAATCCTTCCGTCGTTTTGAACGCAACTTCTATAAAGAAGAAGTTCAGCGTCGTCGCATGGCGCAGCACTAA
- a CDS encoding KH domain-containing protein, with translation MDQPMRPFRDEVKDIILSILRTMLTNEDDVNVTYTAGSRTTVYKVECHPDDYGVLLGKNGRNIEGLRRVTMAMTTRFGSRGVIELPDIPKDESFND, from the coding sequence ATGGATCAACCAATGCGCCCTTTCCGCGACGAAGTCAAAGACATCATTCTTTCGATCTTAAGAACCATGCTCACGAACGAAGACGATGTAAACGTCACATATACAGCGGGAAGCAGAACCACTGTTTATAAGGTGGAGTGTCATCCGGATGACTATGGAGTGCTGTTAGGAAAAAATGGCCGCAATATTGAGGGGCTGCGCCGAGTAACAATGGCAATGACCACACGTTTTGGTAGCCGCGGTGTTATTGAGCTTCCAGACATTCCAAAAGATGAATCTTTTAACGATTAG
- a CDS encoding helix-turn-helix domain-containing protein: MVRIAVNIKRIRKNKGLSQRNMEDFGFDLRNYQRLEAGNHSPSLYTLHKLSLAFRVEISEFFE, encoded by the coding sequence ATGGTTCGAATTGCGGTGAATATAAAAAGGATCCGCAAGAATAAGGGCCTATCCCAGCGAAACATGGAGGATTTCGGCTTCGATCTCCGCAACTATCAAAGGTTGGAGGCGGGGAATCACTCGCCGAGTCTCTACACACTTCATAAACTCTCCTTAGCATTTAGGGTCGAGATCTCAGAATTTTTTGAGTAA